Proteins from a single region of Paraburkholderia sp. PGU19:
- the hpaI gene encoding 4-hydroxy-2-oxoheptanedioate aldolase — protein MSNEAQISAPNPFKAALAARRKQIGFWLSMADAYLAEVSATAGFDWLLIDGEHAPNDVRTTLSQLQAVAPYRGEPVVRPVSGDPALLKRLLDIGARNLLVPMVDTAEQARALVSAVRYPPHGMRGVGSAVGRASRWSSRTDYLDIADSEICLLVQAETTTALTNLESICAVDGVDGVFIGPADLAASMGHRGKPGHPEVQQAIDSAMRTIIASGKAAGTLTSDPALARHYLELGCSFVATGVDILMFANAARKLARDFADVRGA, from the coding sequence ATGAGCAACGAAGCGCAGATCTCAGCACCTAACCCGTTCAAGGCGGCACTCGCCGCGCGCCGCAAGCAGATCGGCTTCTGGCTTTCGATGGCCGATGCGTATCTCGCGGAAGTCAGCGCGACGGCGGGTTTCGACTGGCTGCTGATCGACGGCGAACACGCCCCGAACGACGTTCGCACGACGCTGTCCCAGCTGCAGGCGGTGGCGCCGTACCGCGGTGAGCCTGTGGTGCGCCCCGTGTCGGGCGACCCCGCGTTGCTCAAGCGTCTGCTCGATATCGGCGCGCGCAATCTGCTGGTGCCGATGGTCGATACGGCGGAGCAGGCGCGTGCGCTCGTGTCCGCCGTGCGTTATCCGCCGCACGGCATGCGCGGCGTAGGCAGCGCGGTGGGCCGTGCGTCGCGCTGGAGTTCGCGCACGGACTACCTCGATATCGCCGACAGCGAAATCTGTTTGCTGGTGCAGGCGGAGACGACCACTGCGTTGACGAATCTGGAATCGATCTGCGCGGTCGACGGCGTGGATGGCGTGTTCATCGGCCCGGCTGATCTTGCAGCGTCGATGGGGCATCGCGGCAAGCCCGGGCATCCCGAAGTGCAGCAGGCGATCGATTCGGCCATGCGCACGATCATCGCCTCGGGCAAGGCGGCCGGCACGCTGACGTCCGATCCGGCGCTCGCCCGCCACTACCTGGAACTCGGCTGCAGCTTTGTGGCGACGGGCGTGGACATCCTGATGTTCGCCAATGCCGCCCGCAAACTGGCACGAGACTTCGCGGACGTGCGCGGCGCCTGA
- a CDS encoding MFS transporter, producing the protein MQRAAQVRGRSRVRWWVAGLMWAAIAINYIDRTVLSAAAPRIQSEFHLSAVEMGVVMSAFFWSYALLQLPAGLLADRFGQKKVLGFAVLWWSIATAVTGFASGFRSLVALRVALGIGEAGAYPSNAGIASRWFPRHERATVAGIFDSGSKLGGAIALPLIAAMLAAFDWKITFALTGLLGVVWFIVWKFSFSDSPRDHKWVNAEELAHIQNGQAAQPLEHSARPQRRKLLAHRNIWAMCIGFFMINYNSYFFITWLPTYLVKARGMTMMEMGWMASLPLLTSIIVEILAGWASDRVYASGKLSLTATRKLFLVVGLVMASSIGFAAFADSAAMAVLLLCIAKSGTTVAASQVWALPGDVAPPNAVSMVAGIQNTVSNIGGVVGPIVTGAIVGATGSFVPALVFSSVLIGVAILNYLFLLGKVEPIRFDSHPAESLIHEQRSADLST; encoded by the coding sequence ATGCAGCGAGCAGCGCAAGTGCGAGGCCGTTCGAGGGTGCGCTGGTGGGTGGCCGGCCTGATGTGGGCGGCCATTGCGATCAACTATATCGACCGCACGGTGCTGTCCGCCGCAGCGCCGCGCATCCAGTCGGAGTTCCATCTGAGCGCCGTCGAAATGGGCGTGGTGATGTCCGCGTTCTTCTGGTCATATGCGTTGCTGCAGTTGCCCGCTGGCTTGCTCGCCGATCGCTTCGGTCAGAAAAAGGTGCTGGGCTTTGCCGTGCTGTGGTGGTCGATTGCGACAGCCGTGACGGGTTTTGCAAGCGGCTTCAGATCGCTGGTCGCGTTACGGGTCGCGCTGGGTATCGGCGAGGCGGGCGCCTATCCGAGCAACGCGGGCATCGCGTCGAGATGGTTTCCGCGTCATGAGCGGGCGACCGTGGCAGGCATATTCGACAGCGGCTCGAAGCTTGGCGGCGCGATCGCGTTGCCATTGATTGCCGCGATGCTGGCTGCGTTCGACTGGAAGATCACCTTCGCGCTGACCGGGTTGCTTGGCGTGGTGTGGTTCATCGTCTGGAAATTTTCGTTCAGCGATTCGCCGCGCGATCACAAGTGGGTCAACGCCGAGGAACTGGCGCATATCCAGAACGGCCAGGCGGCGCAACCGTTGGAGCACAGCGCGCGGCCGCAGCGGCGCAAGCTGCTCGCGCATCGAAACATCTGGGCGATGTGCATCGGCTTTTTCATGATCAACTACAACTCATACTTCTTCATCACATGGCTGCCGACTTATCTCGTCAAGGCACGCGGAATGACGATGATGGAGATGGGGTGGATGGCGTCGCTGCCGCTGCTGACGTCGATCATCGTCGAGATTCTCGCGGGCTGGGCATCGGACCGTGTGTATGCATCCGGAAAGCTGTCGCTGACGGCGACGCGCAAGCTGTTCCTCGTCGTCGGGCTCGTGATGGCATCGAGCATCGGATTTGCTGCATTCGCCGATTCGGCCGCCATGGCCGTGCTGCTGTTGTGCATCGCGAAGTCGGGCACGACGGTCGCGGCGTCGCAGGTCTGGGCACTGCCCGGCGATGTTGCGCCGCCCAATGCGGTATCGATGGTCGCAGGCATACAGAACACGGTATCGAACATCGGCGGCGTGGTCGGGCCGATCGTCACGGGTGCGATTGTCGGCGCGACGGGTTCGTTCGTGCCTGCGCTCGTGTTCTCGTCTGTGCTGATCGGCGTCGCGATCCTCAACTATCTGTTCCTCCTCGGCAAGGTGGAACCTATCCGGTTTGACAGTCATCCAGCGGAGTCCCTGATCCATGAGCAACGAAGCGCAGATCTCAGCACCTAA
- a CDS encoding altronate dehydratase family protein yields the protein MLQANTSFTGPLLRLHHRDNVLIAREALSIGQQVRIGDAVLRMRAQIAAGHKVAGVRISRGQPVRKYDAVIGVAARDIDAGEHVHTHNIALIDFERDPGFGLDVRPVDYIPEHERATFAGIVRPDGRVATRNFIGILASVNCSSTVIKNIAAWFTPERLRAYPNVDGVVAFAQTSGCGMSSPSEHFDVLRRTLAGYARHPNLAGVLVVGLGCERNQVADLLESQGLETGKTMHALVMQSVGGTRATIEAGIAAIEKMLPAANDIVRTQVPVSHLKIGLECGGSDGFSGITANPALGAAMDLLVQHGGTAILSETPEIHGVEYMLTRRAVTPEVGQKLLDRLAWWERYTRGHNGQFNGVVGPGNQQGGLANIFEKSLGSAMKGGTTPLQAVYEYAEPIDRAGFVFMDSPGYDPVAVTGQIASGANLICFTTGRGSMFGSKPAPTIKLASNTPMFTRLEEDMDINCGRILDGERSVEEMGKDIFDHIVRAASGERTKSELLDLGDHEFVPWHMGIVS from the coding sequence ATGCTGCAGGCAAACACCAGTTTCACCGGGCCGTTACTCAGGCTCCATCATCGGGACAACGTGCTGATCGCCCGCGAGGCGCTGTCGATCGGGCAGCAGGTGCGCATCGGCGACGCGGTCTTACGGATGCGCGCGCAGATCGCAGCAGGTCATAAGGTTGCGGGCGTGCGGATTTCGCGCGGGCAGCCGGTGCGCAAATACGATGCGGTGATCGGCGTTGCGGCGCGTGATATCGATGCAGGGGAGCACGTTCATACCCATAACATCGCCTTGATCGATTTCGAGCGCGATCCGGGTTTCGGTCTCGACGTGCGGCCCGTCGATTACATTCCCGAACACGAGCGCGCAACGTTCGCGGGCATCGTTCGTCCGGATGGGCGAGTGGCGACGCGAAATTTCATCGGTATTCTGGCGTCCGTCAACTGTTCGTCGACGGTCATCAAGAATATCGCGGCGTGGTTCACGCCCGAACGGCTGCGCGCGTATCCGAATGTCGATGGCGTGGTCGCGTTTGCGCAGACGAGCGGATGCGGAATGTCATCGCCCAGCGAGCATTTCGACGTGTTGCGCCGGACCCTTGCGGGCTACGCGCGGCATCCGAATCTCGCGGGCGTGCTGGTGGTCGGACTGGGTTGCGAGCGCAACCAGGTTGCTGATCTGCTCGAATCGCAAGGACTCGAAACTGGCAAGACGATGCATGCGCTCGTGATGCAGAGCGTAGGGGGCACGCGCGCGACCATCGAAGCCGGTATCGCCGCGATCGAAAAGATGCTGCCTGCGGCGAACGATATCGTGCGCACGCAGGTTCCCGTGAGTCATCTCAAGATCGGCCTCGAATGCGGCGGATCGGACGGTTTCTCGGGCATCACGGCAAATCCGGCGCTCGGGGCTGCGATGGACCTGCTGGTGCAACACGGCGGCACGGCCATCCTGTCCGAGACACCCGAGATACATGGCGTCGAATACATGCTGACGCGTCGCGCCGTCACGCCTGAGGTCGGACAGAAACTGCTGGATCGCCTCGCATGGTGGGAGCGCTATACGCGCGGTCACAACGGACAGTTCAACGGTGTCGTCGGCCCGGGCAACCAGCAGGGCGGTCTCGCGAACATCTTCGAGAAATCGCTCGGTTCGGCGATGAAAGGCGGCACCACGCCGCTGCAAGCCGTCTACGAATATGCCGAGCCGATCGATCGCGCCGGCTTCGTGTTCATGGATTCGCCTGGCTACGACCCTGTTGCCGTGACAGGGCAGATTGCCAGCGGCGCAAACCTGATCTGCTTTACGACGGGCCGTGGCTCGATGTTCGGTTCAAAGCCCGCACCGACCATCAAGCTTGCAAGCAACACGCCGATGTTCACGCGTCTCGAAGAAGACATGGACATCAACTGCGGGCGCATTCTGGATGGCGAGCGCTCCGTCGAGGAAATGGGCAAGGATATTTTCGACCACATCGTGCGCGCCGCATCGGGCGAACGCACCAAGAGTGAATTGCTGGACCTGGGAGACCACGAGTTCGTACCGTGGCATATGGGCATTGTGAGCTGA
- a CDS encoding LacI family DNA-binding transcriptional regulator produces MSDLARLTGVTKVTVSRALNSPDLVSSETLERVREAVRQTGYTPDLIAGSLASNRSRLIVALIPAIAGGVFQETVAALTSELAAAGYQLLLGQSGYDESREEALLDAIIGRRPAGIVLTGVVHSEESRQKLRASGIPVVETWDITRTPLDMLIGFSHQKIGKAAADYLRQRGALRPAIVTPDDRRAQARAEAFIKAFDSSTPIPVVSVESPAKLGDGRRALARLLDEHPSIDAVFCGADIMALGVLMEARHRNMRVPEQLKVMGYGDQNFSADTDPPLTTVRIDGTKIGELAAAMLIAKIEAGTMRQRRIDVGFTIVERESA; encoded by the coding sequence TTGAGCGACCTGGCAAGGCTGACGGGCGTGACCAAGGTCACGGTGTCGCGCGCGTTGAACAGCCCCGATCTGGTATCGAGCGAAACGCTCGAACGCGTACGCGAGGCGGTGCGGCAAACCGGCTATACGCCCGATCTGATTGCCGGCTCGCTCGCTTCGAATCGCAGCCGGCTCATCGTCGCGCTCATCCCGGCGATCGCGGGCGGCGTGTTCCAGGAAACGGTCGCTGCGTTGACGAGCGAACTCGCGGCAGCGGGTTATCAGCTACTGCTCGGCCAGAGCGGCTATGACGAATCGCGTGAAGAGGCACTGCTGGATGCGATCATCGGCAGGCGTCCGGCGGGCATCGTTCTGACGGGCGTGGTCCACTCGGAGGAATCGCGGCAGAAACTGCGGGCGTCGGGCATCCCCGTGGTCGAAACGTGGGACATCACGCGCACGCCGCTCGACATGCTGATCGGCTTTTCGCATCAGAAGATCGGTAAAGCGGCGGCGGACTATCTTCGACAGCGCGGCGCGCTACGGCCCGCGATCGTGACGCCCGACGACCGTCGCGCACAGGCCCGCGCCGAAGCGTTCATCAAGGCCTTCGATAGCAGCACGCCGATACCTGTCGTATCGGTCGAATCGCCTGCCAAACTCGGCGACGGCCGGCGCGCGCTGGCCCGTCTGCTCGACGAACACCCGTCGATCGACGCGGTTTTCTGCGGCGCCGACATCATGGCGCTGGGCGTATTGATGGAAGCCCGCCACAGGAACATGCGCGTGCCGGAGCAACTCAAGGTGATGGGCTACGGTGACCAGAATTTCTCGGCCGATACGGACCCACCGCTTACGACGGTCCGGATCGACGGTACGAAAATCGGCGAGCTGGCTGCTGCGATGCTGATCGCGAAGATAGAAGCGGGCACCATGCGCCAGCGCAGGATCGATGTCGGCTTTACGATCGTCGAGAGAGAATCGGCCTGA
- the aspA gene encoding aspartate ammonia-lyase, whose protein sequence is MSTSNERIEHDLLGDLPVPNDAYYGVHTLRALVNFPITGIPISTYPNLVNALASVKEAAAMANHDLGLLAEHKMKAIVHACREIRNGTAHDQFVVDVIQGGAGTSTNMNANEVIANLALEHLGHQRGDYALLHPNEDVNLGQSTNDVYPTALKIATYMGIVQLVHAMGILRHSFERKAEEFRDHLKMGRTQLQDAVPMTLGQEFSTFAVMLGEDEERLTEASKLICEINLGATAIGTGINTSPEYAALACRHLASITGIPVTTSPNLVEATQDVGSFVQLSGVLKRVAIKLSKTCNDLRLLSSGPRAGFGEINLPPVQAGSSIMPGKVNPVIPEVVNQIAFEVIGNDVTVSFAAEAGQLQLNAFEPLIAHSLFKSVAHLRAGCLTLASRCVDGITANRERLHALVENSIGIVTALNPYIGYTNATQVAQEALASGRSVAEIVIEKGLLSRAQLDEILQPSMLTQPRQAVVFPPQSNEGDAG, encoded by the coding sequence ATGTCCACGTCCAATGAACGCATCGAGCATGATCTTCTCGGCGACCTCCCTGTGCCGAATGACGCCTACTACGGCGTGCACACCCTTCGGGCACTCGTCAATTTCCCGATCACGGGCATCCCGATCTCGACGTATCCGAATCTCGTCAATGCGCTGGCGAGCGTGAAAGAGGCGGCGGCCATGGCCAATCACGACCTCGGCCTGCTTGCGGAGCACAAGATGAAGGCGATCGTTCATGCGTGTCGGGAGATCCGCAATGGTACGGCGCATGACCAGTTCGTGGTGGACGTCATTCAGGGCGGCGCGGGCACGTCGACCAACATGAACGCGAACGAAGTGATCGCCAATCTGGCGCTGGAGCATCTTGGCCACCAGCGCGGCGACTACGCGCTGCTGCATCCCAATGAAGACGTCAATCTCGGTCAAAGCACGAATGACGTGTACCCGACCGCGTTGAAGATCGCGACGTACATGGGTATCGTTCAACTGGTCCACGCGATGGGTATCTTGCGTCACTCGTTCGAACGCAAGGCCGAGGAATTCCGCGACCACCTCAAGATGGGGCGAACGCAACTGCAGGACGCGGTTCCCATGACGCTCGGTCAGGAGTTCAGCACATTCGCGGTCATGCTAGGAGAAGACGAAGAGCGGCTCACGGAAGCGTCAAAGCTGATCTGCGAAATCAATCTCGGCGCAACGGCCATCGGCACCGGGATCAACACGTCGCCCGAGTACGCTGCGCTCGCGTGCCGGCATCTTGCCAGTATCACGGGCATACCCGTCACCACGTCACCCAATCTCGTCGAGGCGACACAAGACGTGGGCTCGTTCGTGCAGTTGTCGGGCGTACTCAAGCGTGTCGCCATCAAACTCTCCAAGACGTGTAACGACCTTCGGCTTCTTTCGAGCGGTCCGCGCGCCGGTTTTGGTGAGATCAATCTGCCGCCCGTGCAGGCTGGCTCCAGCATCATGCCTGGCAAGGTCAACCCCGTCATTCCGGAAGTCGTCAACCAGATCGCCTTTGAAGTCATTGGTAACGACGTGACAGTGAGCTTTGCGGCAGAAGCCGGTCAGCTGCAATTGAATGCGTTCGAGCCGCTCATCGCGCACAGCCTCTTCAAGAGCGTTGCACACCTGCGCGCGGGATGTCTCACGCTTGCTTCGAGATGCGTTGACGGGATCACGGCGAATCGTGAGAGGCTTCACGCGCTCGTTGAGAACTCGATCGGCATCGTGACGGCGCTCAATCCTTATATCGGCTATACCAACGCGACGCAGGTAGCACAGGAGGCGCTCGCGTCGGGGAGAAGCGTCGCCGAGATCGTCATCGAGAAGGGTTTGCTGAGCCGGGCGCAACTCGACGAAATTCTGCAACCGTCGATGCTGACTCAGCCACGACAGGCCGTTGTCTTTCCGCCGCAGTCGAACGAAGGGGACGCCGGTTGA
- a CDS encoding amino acid racemase — translation MTPGIVENRRKYGIVGGLGPLGSADVFFKLVKAMPPSTDAEHADLIFQQHPFRSSGVGSAATTERKLYIFNMIRDFEKRGVTTVVLPCFLSHTFIDELKSNTTLQIVDMVEAVRHHVRRRFRGARRIGVLASDYTREKRLFERYFTSPEFEIVHPRMNEGIDLVTEAVYGPEGIKSGHLRGRPVELLHNACADLIEQGVDVIVPGMTEIALVADEIRLLSVPLVDSNLVYAQHVVSGQYDPPSGVFKVGVVGGVGPAATIDFLDKIVRNTPAQRDQDHIRLLVEQNPQIPDRTENLIGDGADPTVSLYATCKRLEEGDADIIAIPCNTAHAFVERIQPYLGIPIVNMLTETVRYLRETYPAHREIGVLATSGTIASGVYEKALESQGLRQVAPGPALQARVMDAIYGKEGVKAGFTTGQCQEDIAAAVEGLIAEGVEVIVLGCTELPLLLPHSEFTGRNGARVKLIDPTDVLARQCIAYATAASDSPTSNSAR, via the coding sequence ATGACGCCCGGGATCGTCGAGAACAGGCGCAAGTACGGTATCGTCGGCGGCCTCGGGCCGCTGGGAAGCGCCGACGTGTTCTTCAAGCTCGTGAAGGCAATGCCGCCGTCGACGGACGCCGAGCACGCCGATCTGATTTTCCAGCAGCATCCGTTCAGGAGTTCGGGCGTGGGAAGCGCCGCCACGACCGAGCGCAAGCTCTACATCTTCAACATGATCCGCGATTTTGAAAAGCGGGGCGTGACGACAGTCGTGCTTCCCTGCTTTCTTAGTCATACCTTCATCGATGAACTGAAATCGAACACGACGCTGCAGATCGTCGATATGGTTGAAGCGGTGCGTCACCATGTCCGCAGGCGATTTCGCGGAGCGCGTCGGATAGGTGTCCTCGCGTCGGACTACACGCGGGAGAAACGACTGTTCGAGCGTTACTTCACATCGCCGGAGTTCGAGATTGTCCACCCGCGCATGAACGAAGGCATCGACCTCGTCACTGAAGCGGTATATGGCCCGGAAGGCATCAAGAGCGGTCATCTGCGTGGCCGGCCGGTTGAACTGCTGCACAACGCTTGCGCGGATCTCATTGAGCAAGGCGTCGATGTCATCGTTCCGGGCATGACCGAGATCGCGCTCGTCGCGGATGAAATCCGTCTGCTGAGCGTGCCGCTGGTCGATTCCAACCTCGTGTACGCACAGCACGTCGTGTCGGGCCAATACGACCCGCCCTCGGGTGTGTTCAAGGTCGGGGTCGTGGGCGGAGTTGGCCCCGCTGCGACGATCGATTTCCTCGACAAGATCGTGCGCAATACACCGGCCCAACGGGACCAGGATCACATCCGGTTGCTCGTCGAACAGAACCCGCAGATTCCCGATCGTACCGAGAATCTGATCGGCGACGGCGCAGACCCGACGGTGTCGCTGTACGCAACGTGCAAGCGCCTGGAGGAGGGCGATGCCGACATCATCGCCATTCCGTGCAACACCGCTCACGCTTTTGTGGAACGCATCCAGCCGTACCTCGGCATACCCATCGTGAACATGCTGACGGAAACGGTCCGCTATCTGCGCGAGACGTATCCGGCGCATCGCGAGATCGGCGTTCTCGCGACCTCGGGCACGATTGCGAGCGGTGTCTATGAAAAAGCGCTCGAATCGCAGGGGCTTCGCCAGGTTGCGCCGGGACCCGCGCTCCAGGCGCGCGTGATGGATGCGATCTACGGCAAGGAAGGGGTCAAGGCCGGGTTCACGACGGGGCAGTGTCAGGAAGACATCGCTGCAGCCGTCGAAGGCCTGATTGCCGAAGGTGTCGAAGTCATCGTCCTGGGCTGCACCGAGCTCCCCCTTCTTCTTCCTCACAGTGAGTTCACAGGCAGAAACGGCGCTCGCGTGAAGCTGATCGATCCGACCGACGTGCTCGCCCGGCAGTGCATCGCCTATGCGACGGCGGCCAGCGATTCACCCACCAGCAACAGCGCAAGATAA
- a CDS encoding dicarboxylate/amino acid:cation symporter yields MKNRLTLNIAAGMVLGVVAGYVCHTSLSDPATVKAVAGYFSIVTDIFLRLIKMIIAPLVFATLVSGLAGMDSGQDVGRIGLRSVGWFLCASLLSLSLGLVLANLLQPGAGLHLVENAGEVSTGLNTSALNVKDVITHAFPTSLMDAMARNDILQILVFSVLLGLALSALKKDERVMVVIKAIDGMVPVMLRLTNYVMRAAPLGVFGAIASAVTLRGVDVLYTYGKLIGSFYLGLALLWLILTGVGYVFLGRRVGTLLKAVREPAMIAFSTASSEAAYPRLTEQLEKFGVDKKVVGFTLPLGYAFNLDGSMMYQAFAAIFIAQAFGVDMPVSQQIFMLLVLMLSSKGMASVPRGSVVVVAAVAPMFHLPAAGVAMVLAIDQILDMGRTMTNVIGNSVATAVIAKWEGRRQSEPADASLFDQAEVGAK; encoded by the coding sequence ATGAAAAATCGCCTTACACTGAATATTGCCGCCGGGATGGTGCTCGGGGTCGTTGCCGGCTATGTGTGTCACACGAGCTTGTCCGACCCGGCGACGGTAAAGGCCGTGGCCGGTTATTTCTCGATCGTCACGGACATCTTTCTGCGGCTCATCAAGATGATCATCGCGCCGTTGGTCTTCGCGACCCTCGTGTCCGGGCTGGCCGGGATGGACAGCGGGCAGGACGTAGGCCGGATCGGCCTGCGCTCCGTCGGCTGGTTCCTCTGTGCATCCTTGTTGTCGCTGAGTCTGGGTCTCGTGCTGGCCAATCTGCTGCAGCCGGGCGCCGGCCTGCATCTGGTCGAGAATGCCGGTGAGGTGAGTACCGGGCTCAATACGTCGGCATTGAACGTCAAGGACGTCATCACGCACGCGTTTCCGACCAGCCTGATGGATGCGATGGCGCGCAACGACATCCTGCAGATTCTCGTCTTCTCGGTCTTGCTGGGACTTGCGCTCAGTGCGTTGAAGAAAGACGAACGCGTGATGGTCGTCATCAAGGCCATCGACGGGATGGTGCCCGTCATGCTGCGCCTGACCAACTATGTGATGCGCGCCGCGCCCCTGGGCGTGTTCGGCGCCATTGCATCGGCGGTGACGCTGCGGGGCGTCGACGTGCTCTACACCTACGGCAAGCTGATCGGCTCGTTCTATCTGGGGTTGGCGCTGCTGTGGCTGATTCTGACGGGCGTTGGCTACGTGTTCCTCGGCCGTCGCGTCGGTACCTTGCTCAAGGCTGTGCGCGAGCCGGCGATGATCGCCTTCTCGACGGCCAGCAGTGAGGCCGCCTATCCCCGTTTGACGGAGCAACTGGAGAAGTTCGGCGTCGACAAGAAGGTCGTCGGTTTTACGTTGCCGCTGGGCTATGCATTCAATCTGGACGGTTCGATGATGTATCAGGCGTTTGCCGCGATCTTCATCGCGCAGGCCTTTGGTGTCGACATGCCCGTTTCGCAGCAGATCTTCATGTTGCTGGTGCTGATGCTGAGCAGCAAGGGCATGGCCAGTGTGCCGCGCGGTTCGGTCGTCGTCGTCGCCGCAGTGGCGCCGATGTTTCATCTGCCAGCTGCAGGCGTGGCGATGGTGCTCGCCATCGATCAGATCCTCGATATGGGACGCACGATGACCAATGTCATCGGCAACAGCGTAGCGACCGCCGTCATTGCAAAGTGGGAGGGTCGCCGGCAGAGCGAACCGGCAGACGCGTCGCTGTTCGATCAGGCGGAGGTTGGAGCGAAATGA
- a CDS encoding LysR substrate-binding domain-containing protein yields the protein MEIKWIEDFIALAQYQSFSRAAEFRNVTQSGFSRRIQSLEQWVGAELIDRSSFPPVLTPAGQLFREVADDVLNKLFDTRAIIRTEQRIAGKSLQIAAGHTIALSFLPSWLKHLSTHFGEVRARVVPTNVHDSILMLVNGNCELMFAYHHPELPLHLDPVKYEHVTVGIDTLMPASRPNPRLAPLFRLPGTTKQPLPHISYTETSYFGRCLALLLSRASDTPALRLHYESDMAEVLKKLVMEGEGIAWLPKSAIAAELDEGELVPAGPSAWNLQIELRAYRDASNRNEFLDTLWQHLRAVSPVTG from the coding sequence ATGGAAATCAAGTGGATCGAGGACTTCATCGCTCTCGCTCAGTACCAGAGCTTCTCGCGTGCAGCAGAATTCCGGAACGTGACCCAATCCGGATTCAGCAGGCGCATTCAGTCTCTCGAGCAATGGGTTGGCGCGGAACTGATCGACCGCAGCAGCTTCCCTCCCGTCCTGACACCTGCAGGGCAACTGTTCCGCGAAGTCGCCGATGACGTCCTGAACAAGCTCTTCGATACCCGCGCCATCATCCGTACCGAGCAACGCATCGCCGGCAAGAGCCTGCAGATTGCGGCCGGGCACACGATCGCGCTGAGTTTCCTGCCTTCGTGGCTCAAGCATCTTTCGACTCACTTTGGAGAAGTGCGCGCACGTGTGGTGCCGACCAATGTGCACGACTCGATCCTGATGCTCGTGAACGGCAACTGCGAGTTGATGTTCGCGTACCACCACCCCGAACTACCGCTGCATCTCGATCCTGTGAAGTATGAGCACGTCACGGTCGGTATCGACACGCTCATGCCTGCGAGCAGGCCGAACCCGCGTCTGGCGCCGTTGTTTCGCTTACCGGGAACGACGAAGCAGCCCTTGCCCCACATTTCGTACACGGAAACGAGCTACTTCGGCCGATGTCTTGCACTGCTGCTCAGCCGGGCTTCCGATACCCCGGCGTTGCGGCTTCACTATGAATCGGACATGGCCGAAGTGCTCAAGAAGCTCGTGATGGAAGGCGAAGGCATCGCGTGGCTTCCGAAGAGCGCCATCGCCGCCGAACTCGACGAGGGGGAACTGGTTCCCGCCGGCCCGTCTGCATGGAATCTGCAGATCGAGCTGCGCGCCTACCGCGACGCATCCAACCGCAATGAGTTTCTGGATACGCTCTGGCAGCATCTTCGTGCCGTTTCACCCGTGACGGGCTAG